One window from the genome of Sebastes umbrosus isolate fSebUmb1 chromosome 12, fSebUmb1.pri, whole genome shotgun sequence encodes:
- the LOC119498699 gene encoding tripartite motif-containing protein 16-like, whose protein sequence is MAQKGVQLEWETFSCSICLDLLKDPVTIPCGHSYCMNCIKGFWDGEEDKKTYSCSQCRQTFKRRPVLMKNTMLAVLVEELKKTGLQAALADHCYAGPEDVACDVCTGRKLKAFKSCLACLASYCEKHLQPHYDVAPLKKHKLVEPSKKLQENICSRHDEVMKMFCRTDQQCICYLCSVDEHKGHDTVSAAAERTERQRELEVSRLNIQQRIQDREKDVKLLQQEVEAVNRSADKAVRNSEKIFTELIRLMEKRSCDVKQQVRSQQKSEVSRVKELQEKLEQEITELKRRDAELKLLSHTEDHNQFLLDYPSLSPLSESTHSSSINIRPLSYFEDVTAAVSEVRDKLQDVLREKWTNVSQTVTEVDVLLSQPEPKTRAGFLKYSKEITLDPNTAHTELLLSEGNRKVTIAEQFYPTHPDRFTHFWQVLSRESLTGRCYWEVEWRGEEIYVAVAYKSISRAGSWDECEFGKNDKSWALFCYGEHSCRFWYNNVETPVSGPLSSRIGVYLDHSAGILSFYSVSETMTLLHRVQTTFTEPLYAGLHNVFHYSYTAEFCKLE, encoded by the coding sequence atggcgcagaaaggagttcagctggaGTGGGAAACTTTCTCTTGttcgatctgtctggatctactgaaggatccaGTGACTATtccctgtggacacagctactgcatgaactgtattaaaggCTTTTGGGATGGAGAAGAAGACAAGAAGACCTACAGCTGCTctcagtgtaggcagaccttTAAACGGAGGCCTgtcctgatgaaaaacaccatgttagcagttttagtggaggaactgaagaagactggactccaagctgctcttgctgatcactgctatgctggacctgaagatgtggcctgtgatgtctgcactgggaggaaactgaaagccttcaagtcctgtctcGCCTGTctggcctcttactgtgagaaacacctccagcctcattatgaCGTGGCTccgttaaagaaacacaagttggtggagccctccaagaagctccaggagaacatctgctctcgtcacgatgaggtgatgaagatgttctgtcgtactgatcagcagtgtatctgttatctctgctctgtggatgaacataaaggacacgacaccgtctcagctgcagcagaaaggaccgagaggcagagagagctggaggtgagtcgactcaacatccagcagaggatccaggacagagagaaagatgtgaagctgctccaacaggaggtggaggctgtcaatcgctctgctgataaagcagtgagaaacagtgagaagatcttcaccgagctgatccgtctcatggagaaaagaagctgtgatgtgaagcagcaggtcagatcccagcagaaaagtgaagtgagtcgagtcaaagagcttcaggagaagctggagcaggagatcactgagctgaagaggagagacgctgagctgaagctgctgtcacacacagaggatcacaatCAGTTTCTACTCGactacccctcactgtcaccactcagtgaatctacacactcatccagcatcaatatccgtcctctgagctactttgaggatgtgacggcggctgtgtcagaagtcaggGATAAACTACAGGATGTTCttagagagaaatggacaaacgtctcacagactgtgactgaagtggatgttttactgtcacaaccagagcccaagaccagagctggattcttaaaatattcaaaagaaatcacactggatccaaacacagcacacacagagctgttattatctgaggggaacagaaaagtAACAATTGCAGAGCAGTTTTATCCTActcacccagacagattcactcATTTTTGgcaggtcctgagtagagagagtctgactggacgttgttactgggaggtggaatggagaggggaagagatttatgtagcagtcgcatacaagagtatcagTAGAGCAGGGAGCTGGGACGAATGTGAGTTtggaaaaaatgacaaatcttgGGCGTTATTTTGTTACGGAGAACATAGTTGTAGGTTTTGGTACAACAATGTTGAAACCCCTGTCTcaggtcctctgtcctccagaaTAGGAGTGTActtggatcacagtgcaggtattctgtccttctacagcgtctctgaaaccatgactctcctccacagagtccagaccacattcactgagcctctctatgctggacttcATAATGTATTCCATTATTCTTATACTGCTGAATTCTGTAAACTGGAATAG